A window from Gasterosteus aculeatus chromosome 14, fGasAcu3.hap1.1, whole genome shotgun sequence encodes these proteins:
- the ehmt1b gene encoding histone-lysine N-methyltransferase EHMT1 isoform X7 produces MASVGTEVSVPAGLAKGSVDNGASTKKEEHDAASNGEERPDVDKDVAARLSSSPPAEAMLNGTECDAAWRRSSPTRGSATSNNKTFLLLNENGALDAEPPHGSVTGSNGFILTKQQQDEGAGSGSAAKPGPGVSPHRTNWLPSGSPTGTHTTKSSPASASGCAQSSGTLRTDPSTGTTSGQETSDTKNGTASSPVPVPAAVTIHRARKTMSRPAVTPAQKLLNRELREAKSAKTETRVEPSQQPSAQNHLPQNSPDSPASAPTASSPVPPAAPATPPAPPAPEDAPDPPASAAPQASPTPPAPAKLQLGPYSGGLSLRKKKRRMGMYSLVPKKKTKVLKQRTVLEMFNELRESAKSPQAKEVANINGEKFEIASEEEESEEVESEEEERQQRTEEPVSTVQEATSEPVSQMQVGDEVESEESGEEDGEEEGTESDLSTESSLKKLKKKMKSDGPWLKPSRKRRRRRRRIKAKDLEAADQPEASAQAERADGEERMQLCSPESINLNEPPKPTAPPQNKADTSGSVIEEAQELPLCSCRMETPKSREILTLADRKCMATESVDGQLTRCQGAILKHEMMRPSNSVQLLVLCEDHRNGMVKHQCCPGCGFFCRAGTFMECQPDLSISHRFHRACASVLKGQSFCPHCGEEAGKAKEVTIAKADTTSTVPPVPALTHGPATPGVPEGRADTTTGSSSVPALGAEVSGRADSSLSTPSAHGLDTFAVAGSSRTSTPPSGLATAVLPAIPPGPPRETLESILVALDTEKPKKLRFHPKQLYLSAKQGELKKVLLMLVDGIDPNFKMDSQNKRTPLHAAAEGGYKDICHMLVQAGANLDMCDDDQRTPLMEACENDHIETAQYLLRAGASVTHKDVEGFTCLHLAAKSGHYNIVEHLLSTGLININCQDDGGWTAMIWATEYKHVDQVNLLLCKGADINIRDKEENICLHWAAFSGSVEIAELLLNARCDLQAVNIHGDSPLHIAARENRFECVTLFLTRGADVFLKNREGETPPDCCSHNSKAWAALQTNRRERDARSTRLSRVEAKVLQSDIALGQEKVPLPCVNSVDSEPYPDDYKYIPENCVTSPMNIDRNITHLQYCVCKENCSTSICMCGQLSLRCWYDKRGCLLPEFCREEPPLIFECNHACSCWRTCKNRVVQNGIRTRLQLFRTSKKGWGVRAVQDIPQGTFVCEYVGEIISEAEAEMRQNDTYLFSLDDKPQDLYCIDARFYGNISRFLNHMCEPNLFACRVFTTHQDLRFPHIAFFASENIKAGEELGFNYGDHFWEVKSKSFSCECGSSMCKYSSAAMASLQADSTPEGRQQPSASPDTSSSNAPTSPS; encoded by the exons ATGGCTTCGGTTGGAACCGAGGTGAGTGTA CCCGCTGGTCTAGCCAAGGGCAGCGTGGATAACGGTGCATCCACAAAGAAAGAGGAACATGATGCCGCAAGCAACGGAGAGGAGAGACCAG ATGTAGACAAAGACGTAGCTGCTAGACTGTCCTCTTCCCCTCCAGCAGAGGCGATGCTGAACGGCACGGAATGTGACGCGGCGTGGCGCAGGAGCAGCCCGACGCGCGGCTCTGCCACCAGCAACAACAAGACTTTTCTGTTGCTCAACGAAAACGGCGCGCTGGACGCGGAGCCGCCGCACGGTTCCGTCACTGGGAGCAACGGATTCATTCTCActaagcagcagcaggacgaggGCGCCGGCTCCGGCTCTGCGGCAAAGCCGGGTCCGGGAGTCTCCCCCCACAGGACTAACTGGTTGCCTTCGGGCTCACCGACGGGGACACACACGACCAAATCTTCCCCGGCATCGGCGTCCGGGTGCGCGCAGAGTTCAGGCACGCTAAGGACTGACCCCAGTACGGGGACTACGTCGGGACAGGAGACATCAGACACTAAGAACGGCACGGCCTCGTCTCCTGTCCCGGTTCCGGCAGCCGTCACGATACACAGAGCGCGCAAGACCATGTCCAGACCCGCTGTGACCCCGGCACAAAAG CTTCTTAACCGGGAATTAAGGGAAGCAAAGAGTGCCAAAACGGAGACTCGCGTTGAACCCTCGCAGCAGCCCTCGGCGCAGAACCATCTACCTCAGAATAGCCCGGACAGTCCAGCTTCAGCACCAACCGCTTCATCGCCAGTACCTCCGGCTGCTCCCGCTACACCTCCGGCCCCTCCAGCTCCCGAGGATGCTCCGGACCCCCCGGCTTCTGCGGCTCCTCAAGCCAGTCCCACTCCTCCGGCTCCAGCCAAGCTCCAACTAG GTCCGTACTCGGGAGGGTTGTCGTtacggaagaagaagaggaggatgggaATGTACAGTCTGGTTCCCAAGAAGAAAACCAAAGTGCTTAAGCAGAGAACTGTGCTGGAAATGTTCAATGAACTGCGAGAGTCCGCCAAGAGCCCTCAG GCTAAAGAGGTAGCGAACATAAATGGCGAGAAGTTCGAAATTGCATCTGAAGAAGAGGAGTCCGAGGAGGTGGagtctgaggaagaggagcgtcAGCAGCGGACAGAAGAACCCGTCAGCACCGTCCAGGAAGCAACATCGGAACCTGTCTCTCAG ATGCAGGTGGGCGATGAGGTGGAGTCTGAGGAGTCcggagaagaagatggagaggaggaaggcacAGAGTCCGACTTG AGCACCGAGTCCAGTCTGAAgaagttgaaaaagaaaatgaagagcGACGGCCCGTGGCTCAAGCCGTCCAGgaaacggaggaggaggaggaggaggataaaggCCAAAG ACCTGGAGGCAGCGGATCAGCCCGAAGCTTCAGCTCAGGCCGAGCGGGCGGACGGGGAGGAGCGCATGCAGCTTTGCTCCCCGGAGTCCATCAACCTCAACGAGCCCCCGAAGCCAACGGCTCCCCCACAGAACAAAG CAGACACTTCGGGGTCCGTGATCGAGGAAGCTCAAGAGCTTCCACTCTGCAGCTGCCGCATGGAGACGCCCAAGAGTCGAGAGATTCTCACGCtggcagacaggaagtgcatgGCCACGGAGAGCGTTGACGGACAGCTGACCCGCTGCCAGGGTGCCATACTGAAACATGAAATGATGCGTCCCTCCAACTCTGTTCAGCTGCTGGTCCTGTGCGAGGACCACCGCAACGGCATGGTGAAGCACCAGTGCTGCCCCGGCTGCGGCTTCTTCTGCAGGGCT GGGACCTTCATGGAGTGCCAACCGGACCTCAGCATCTCTCACCGTTTCCATCGTGCTTGTGCGTCAGTGCTGAAAGGTCAAAGCTTCTGTCCCCACTGTGGAGAGGAGGCGGGCAAGGCCAAGGAGGTCACCATCGCCAAGGCCGACACCACCTCTACTGTGCCCCCCGTGCCGGCGCTCACACACGGACCCGCTACGCCCGGGGTCCCCGAGGGCCGAGCGGACACCACCACCGGCAG CTCCTCTGTTCCTGCGTTGGGGGCGGAGGTCAGCGGCAGGGCCGACAGCTCGCTGTCGACTCCCTCCGCACACGGACTCGACACCTTTGCCGTTGCCGGGTCGTCCAGGACCTCAACGCCGCCGTCCGGGCTGGCGACAGCGGTGCTACCCGCAATCCCTCCAGGGCCGCCGAGAGAGACTCTGGAGAGCATCCTGGTGGCGCTCGACACGGAGAA GCCAAAGAAGCTGCGCTTTCACCCCAAACAGCTTTACCTCTCAGCCAAACAGGGAGAACTGAAGAAGGTCTTGCTCATGTTGG TGGACGGTATCGACCCTAACTTCAAGATGGATTCTCAGAACAAACGCACTCCGCTCCACGCTGCAGCGGAGGGAGGCTACAAAGACATCTGCCACATGCTCGTGCAG GCGGGAGCAAACTTAGACATGTGTGACGACGATCAGCGCACGCCACTGATGGAGGCCTGCGAGAACGACCACATTGAGACGGCGCAGTACCTGCTGAGAGCTGGAGCCAGCGTCACGCACAAG GATGTTGAAGGATTCACGTGTCTGCATCTAGCTGCAAAGTCTGGCCATTACAACATCGTTGAGCATCTTCTGTCTACAGGCTTAATCAACATTAACTGTCAG GATGATGGAGGTTGGACAGCCATGATCTGGGCAACGGAGTACAAACATGTGGACCAGGTGAATCTGCTTCTGTGCAAAGGTGCCGACATCAACATAAGGGACAAG GAAGAGAACATCTGCCTTCACTGGGCGGCGTTCTCGGGCAGCGTGGAGATCGCCGAGCTTCTACTGAACGCCCGCTGCGACCTGCAGGCGGTCAACATCCACGGAGACTCTCCTCTACACATCGCTGCTCGGGAGAATCGCTTTGAATGTGTCAC GCTCTTCCTCACTCGGGGAGCAGATGTGTTTCTGAAGAACCGCGAGGGAGAGACTCCACCAGACTGCTGCAGCCACAACTCCAAGGCCTGGGCGGCCCTGCAGACCAACCGGAGGGAGAGGGACGCCAGGAGCACCAGGCTCTCTCGAGTGGAGGCGAAAGTCCTTCAGAG TGACATAGCTCTGGGGCAAGAGAAGGTTCCCCTTCCCTGTGTCAACTCTGTGGACAGCGAACCATACCCGGACGACTACAAATACATCCCCGAAAACTGTGTCACCTCCCCCATGAACATCGACAGGAACATAACGCACTTACAG TACTGTGTTTGTAAAGAAAACTGTTCCACGAGTATCTGCATGTGTGGGCAACTGAGTCTGCGCTGCTGGTACGACAAG AGGGGTTGTCTGCTACCTGAGTTCTGCCGGGAGGAGCCTCCGCTCATCTTTGAGTGCAACCATGCATGCTCCTGTTGGAGGACCTGCAAGAACCGCGTGGTGCAAAACGGAATCAG GACCCGGCTTCAGCTCTTCAGGACCAGTAAGAAGGGCTGGGGTGTCCGTGCAGTACAAGACATACCACAGGGGACCTTTGTATGCGA GTACGTTGGTGAGATCATCTCCGAAGCCGAAGCAGAAATGAGGCAGAATGACACTTACCTGTTCAGCCTGGATGATAAG CCACAAGACCTATACTGCATCGACGCTCGTTTCTATGGAAACATCAGCCGCTTCCTCAATCACATGTGCGAGCCCAACCTGTTTGCCTGTCGAGTGTTCACGACCCACCAGGACCTCCGGTTCCCACACATTGCCTTCTTTGCCAGTGAAAACATCAAGGCTGGAGAAGAGCTCGG atttAATTACGGCGACCACTTCTGGGAAGTCAAAAGCAAGTCGTTCAGCTGCGAATGCGGTTCTTCCATGTGCAAGTACTCGTCAGCGGCCATGGCGTCGCTGCAGGCCGACAGCACACCAGAGGGCCGGCAGCAGCCCAGTGCGTCGCCCGACACCAGCTCTTCTAACGCCCCTACCAGCCCGTCCTAA
- the ehmt1b gene encoding histone-lysine N-methyltransferase EHMT1 isoform X5, with protein sequence MASVGTEVSVPAGLAKGSVDNGASTKKEEHDAASNGEERPDVDKDVAARLSSSPPAEAMLNGTECDAAWRRSSPTRGSATSNNKTFLLLNENGALDAEPPHGSVTGSNGFILTKQQQDEGAGSGSAAKPGPGVSPHRTNWLPSGSPTGTHTTKSSPASASGCAQSSGTLRTDPSTGTTSGQETSDTKNGTASSPVPVPAAVTIHRARKTMSRPAVTPAQKLLNRELREAKSAKTETRVEPSQQPSAQNHLPQNSPDSPASAPTASSPVPPAAPATPPAPPAPEDAPDPPASAAPQASPTPPAPAKLQLGPYSGGLSLRKKKRRMGMYSLVPKKKTKVLKQRTVLEMFNELRESAKSPQAKEVANINGEKFEIASEEEESEEVESEEEERQQRTEEPVSTVQEATSEPVSQMQVGDEVESEESGEEDGEEEGTESDLSTESSLKKLKKKMKSDGPWLKPSRKRRRRRRRIKAKGDCHTHVAREGRTDLEAADQPEASAQAERADGEERMQLCSPESINLNEPPKPTAPPQNKADTSGSVIEEAQELPLCSCRMETPKSREILTLADRKCMATESVDGQLTRCQGAILKHEMMRPSNSVQLLVLCEDHRNGMVKHQCCPGCGFFCRAGTFMECQPDLSISHRFHRACASVLKGQSFCPHCGEEAGKAKEVTIAKADTTSTVPPVPALTHGPATPGVPEGRADTTTGSSSVPALGAEVSGRADSSLSTPSAHGLDTFAVAGSSRTSTPPSGLATAVLPAIPPGPPRETLESILVALDTEKPKKLRFHPKQLYLSAKQGELKKVLLMLVDGIDPNFKMDSQNKRTPLHAAAEGGYKDICHMLVQAGANLDMCDDDQRTPLMEACENDHIETAQYLLRAGASVTHKDVEGFTCLHLAAKSGHYNIVEHLLSTGLININCQDDGGWTAMIWATEYKHVDQVNLLLCKGADINIRDKEENICLHWAAFSGSVEIAELLLNARCDLQAVNIHGDSPLHIAARENRFECVTLFLTRGADVFLKNREGETPPDCCSHNSKAWAALQTNRRERDARSTRLSRVEAKVLQSDIALGQEKVPLPCVNSVDSEPYPDDYKYIPENCVTSPMNIDRNITHLQYCVCKENCSTSICMCGQLSLRCWYDKRGCLLPEFCREEPPLIFECNHACSCWRTCKNRVVQNGIRTRLQLFRTSKKGWGVRAVQDIPQGTFVCEYVGEIISEAEAEMRQNDTYLFSLDDKPQDLYCIDARFYGNISRFLNHMCEPNLFACRVFTTHQDLRFPHIAFFASENIKAGEELGFNYGDHFWEVKSKSFSCECGSSMCKYSSAAMASLQADSTPEGRQQPSASPDTSSSNAPTSPS encoded by the exons ATGGCTTCGGTTGGAACCGAGGTGAGTGTA CCCGCTGGTCTAGCCAAGGGCAGCGTGGATAACGGTGCATCCACAAAGAAAGAGGAACATGATGCCGCAAGCAACGGAGAGGAGAGACCAG ATGTAGACAAAGACGTAGCTGCTAGACTGTCCTCTTCCCCTCCAGCAGAGGCGATGCTGAACGGCACGGAATGTGACGCGGCGTGGCGCAGGAGCAGCCCGACGCGCGGCTCTGCCACCAGCAACAACAAGACTTTTCTGTTGCTCAACGAAAACGGCGCGCTGGACGCGGAGCCGCCGCACGGTTCCGTCACTGGGAGCAACGGATTCATTCTCActaagcagcagcaggacgaggGCGCCGGCTCCGGCTCTGCGGCAAAGCCGGGTCCGGGAGTCTCCCCCCACAGGACTAACTGGTTGCCTTCGGGCTCACCGACGGGGACACACACGACCAAATCTTCCCCGGCATCGGCGTCCGGGTGCGCGCAGAGTTCAGGCACGCTAAGGACTGACCCCAGTACGGGGACTACGTCGGGACAGGAGACATCAGACACTAAGAACGGCACGGCCTCGTCTCCTGTCCCGGTTCCGGCAGCCGTCACGATACACAGAGCGCGCAAGACCATGTCCAGACCCGCTGTGACCCCGGCACAAAAG CTTCTTAACCGGGAATTAAGGGAAGCAAAGAGTGCCAAAACGGAGACTCGCGTTGAACCCTCGCAGCAGCCCTCGGCGCAGAACCATCTACCTCAGAATAGCCCGGACAGTCCAGCTTCAGCACCAACCGCTTCATCGCCAGTACCTCCGGCTGCTCCCGCTACACCTCCGGCCCCTCCAGCTCCCGAGGATGCTCCGGACCCCCCGGCTTCTGCGGCTCCTCAAGCCAGTCCCACTCCTCCGGCTCCAGCCAAGCTCCAACTAG GTCCGTACTCGGGAGGGTTGTCGTtacggaagaagaagaggaggatgggaATGTACAGTCTGGTTCCCAAGAAGAAAACCAAAGTGCTTAAGCAGAGAACTGTGCTGGAAATGTTCAATGAACTGCGAGAGTCCGCCAAGAGCCCTCAG GCTAAAGAGGTAGCGAACATAAATGGCGAGAAGTTCGAAATTGCATCTGAAGAAGAGGAGTCCGAGGAGGTGGagtctgaggaagaggagcgtcAGCAGCGGACAGAAGAACCCGTCAGCACCGTCCAGGAAGCAACATCGGAACCTGTCTCTCAG ATGCAGGTGGGCGATGAGGTGGAGTCTGAGGAGTCcggagaagaagatggagaggaggaaggcacAGAGTCCGACTTG AGCACCGAGTCCAGTCTGAAgaagttgaaaaagaaaatgaagagcGACGGCCCGTGGCTCAAGCCGTCCAGgaaacggaggaggaggaggaggaggataaaggCCAAAGGTGATTGTCACACGCACGTGGCTCGGGAAGGTAGAACAG ACCTGGAGGCAGCGGATCAGCCCGAAGCTTCAGCTCAGGCCGAGCGGGCGGACGGGGAGGAGCGCATGCAGCTTTGCTCCCCGGAGTCCATCAACCTCAACGAGCCCCCGAAGCCAACGGCTCCCCCACAGAACAAAG CAGACACTTCGGGGTCCGTGATCGAGGAAGCTCAAGAGCTTCCACTCTGCAGCTGCCGCATGGAGACGCCCAAGAGTCGAGAGATTCTCACGCtggcagacaggaagtgcatgGCCACGGAGAGCGTTGACGGACAGCTGACCCGCTGCCAGGGTGCCATACTGAAACATGAAATGATGCGTCCCTCCAACTCTGTTCAGCTGCTGGTCCTGTGCGAGGACCACCGCAACGGCATGGTGAAGCACCAGTGCTGCCCCGGCTGCGGCTTCTTCTGCAGGGCT GGGACCTTCATGGAGTGCCAACCGGACCTCAGCATCTCTCACCGTTTCCATCGTGCTTGTGCGTCAGTGCTGAAAGGTCAAAGCTTCTGTCCCCACTGTGGAGAGGAGGCGGGCAAGGCCAAGGAGGTCACCATCGCCAAGGCCGACACCACCTCTACTGTGCCCCCCGTGCCGGCGCTCACACACGGACCCGCTACGCCCGGGGTCCCCGAGGGCCGAGCGGACACCACCACCGGCAG CTCCTCTGTTCCTGCGTTGGGGGCGGAGGTCAGCGGCAGGGCCGACAGCTCGCTGTCGACTCCCTCCGCACACGGACTCGACACCTTTGCCGTTGCCGGGTCGTCCAGGACCTCAACGCCGCCGTCCGGGCTGGCGACAGCGGTGCTACCCGCAATCCCTCCAGGGCCGCCGAGAGAGACTCTGGAGAGCATCCTGGTGGCGCTCGACACGGAGAA GCCAAAGAAGCTGCGCTTTCACCCCAAACAGCTTTACCTCTCAGCCAAACAGGGAGAACTGAAGAAGGTCTTGCTCATGTTGG TGGACGGTATCGACCCTAACTTCAAGATGGATTCTCAGAACAAACGCACTCCGCTCCACGCTGCAGCGGAGGGAGGCTACAAAGACATCTGCCACATGCTCGTGCAG GCGGGAGCAAACTTAGACATGTGTGACGACGATCAGCGCACGCCACTGATGGAGGCCTGCGAGAACGACCACATTGAGACGGCGCAGTACCTGCTGAGAGCTGGAGCCAGCGTCACGCACAAG GATGTTGAAGGATTCACGTGTCTGCATCTAGCTGCAAAGTCTGGCCATTACAACATCGTTGAGCATCTTCTGTCTACAGGCTTAATCAACATTAACTGTCAG GATGATGGAGGTTGGACAGCCATGATCTGGGCAACGGAGTACAAACATGTGGACCAGGTGAATCTGCTTCTGTGCAAAGGTGCCGACATCAACATAAGGGACAAG GAAGAGAACATCTGCCTTCACTGGGCGGCGTTCTCGGGCAGCGTGGAGATCGCCGAGCTTCTACTGAACGCCCGCTGCGACCTGCAGGCGGTCAACATCCACGGAGACTCTCCTCTACACATCGCTGCTCGGGAGAATCGCTTTGAATGTGTCAC GCTCTTCCTCACTCGGGGAGCAGATGTGTTTCTGAAGAACCGCGAGGGAGAGACTCCACCAGACTGCTGCAGCCACAACTCCAAGGCCTGGGCGGCCCTGCAGACCAACCGGAGGGAGAGGGACGCCAGGAGCACCAGGCTCTCTCGAGTGGAGGCGAAAGTCCTTCAGAG TGACATAGCTCTGGGGCAAGAGAAGGTTCCCCTTCCCTGTGTCAACTCTGTGGACAGCGAACCATACCCGGACGACTACAAATACATCCCCGAAAACTGTGTCACCTCCCCCATGAACATCGACAGGAACATAACGCACTTACAG TACTGTGTTTGTAAAGAAAACTGTTCCACGAGTATCTGCATGTGTGGGCAACTGAGTCTGCGCTGCTGGTACGACAAG AGGGGTTGTCTGCTACCTGAGTTCTGCCGGGAGGAGCCTCCGCTCATCTTTGAGTGCAACCATGCATGCTCCTGTTGGAGGACCTGCAAGAACCGCGTGGTGCAAAACGGAATCAG GACCCGGCTTCAGCTCTTCAGGACCAGTAAGAAGGGCTGGGGTGTCCGTGCAGTACAAGACATACCACAGGGGACCTTTGTATGCGA GTACGTTGGTGAGATCATCTCCGAAGCCGAAGCAGAAATGAGGCAGAATGACACTTACCTGTTCAGCCTGGATGATAAG CCACAAGACCTATACTGCATCGACGCTCGTTTCTATGGAAACATCAGCCGCTTCCTCAATCACATGTGCGAGCCCAACCTGTTTGCCTGTCGAGTGTTCACGACCCACCAGGACCTCCGGTTCCCACACATTGCCTTCTTTGCCAGTGAAAACATCAAGGCTGGAGAAGAGCTCGG atttAATTACGGCGACCACTTCTGGGAAGTCAAAAGCAAGTCGTTCAGCTGCGAATGCGGTTCTTCCATGTGCAAGTACTCGTCAGCGGCCATGGCGTCGCTGCAGGCCGACAGCACACCAGAGGGCCGGCAGCAGCCCAGTGCGTCGCCCGACACCAGCTCTTCTAACGCCCCTACCAGCCCGTCCTAA